The Nostoc sp. 'Lobaria pulmonaria (5183) cyanobiont' genome window below encodes:
- a CDS encoding DUF29 domain-containing protein: MPNPLYDRDLQLWIEQTIQQLKNHEFEALDIEHLIEELVDLGKAEKNALKSNLTILLAHLLKLRLQYDVPDRIKGSWYSSILEHRQRVLNNLADTPSLKSFLIEAVEKAYPDARKLGIKEGKLAKFGIRIPQESEYPTVCPFSIEQILDEDFYGL, encoded by the coding sequence ATGCCTAACCCGCTATACGATCGAGATTTGCAATTATGGATTGAGCAAACCATTCAACAGTTAAAAAATCATGAATTTGAGGCGTTGGATATTGAGCATTTAATTGAAGAGCTAGTTGATTTGGGTAAGGCGGAGAAAAATGCGCTCAAAAGCAATCTGACAATTTTATTGGCGCATCTACTCAAGTTACGGCTTCAGTATGATGTACCCGATCGGATCAAAGGAAGCTGGTATAGCTCAATATTGGAACACCGTCAGCGAGTTCTGAATAATTTGGCAGATACTCCTTCTCTAAAAAGTTTTCTAATAGAGGCGGTGGAAAAAGCCTACCCAGATGCTCGAAAGTTAGGGATTAAGGAAGGTAAGCTGGCTAAGTTTGGGATTCGCATACCCCAAGAAAGTGAATATCCCACCGTTTGTCCTTTTTCGATTGAGCAGATTTTAGATGAGGATTTTTACGGGCTGTAA
- the ilvC gene encoding ketol-acid reductoisomerase, protein MARMYYDEDANLDLLAGKTIAIIGYGSQGHAHALNLKDSGLNVIVGLYPGSKSVAKAEASGLTVKNVADAANAADFIMILLPDEVQKTIYKNEIEPNLEEGNVVAFAHGFNIHFGQVVPPANVDVVMVAPKGPGHLVRRTYESGEGVPALFAVYQDGSGQARDRAMAYAKGIGGTRAGVLETTFREETETDLFGEQAVLCGGLSALIKAGFETLVEAGYQPELAYFECLHEVKLIVDLVVEGGLAKMRDSISNTAEYGDYTRGPRIVTEQTKAEMQKILSEIQSGQFAREFVLENQSGKPGFTAMRRKEAEHKIEEVGKDLRAMFSWLKKA, encoded by the coding sequence ATGGCCCGGATGTATTATGACGAAGATGCCAATTTAGACCTTTTGGCTGGAAAAACTATTGCTATTATCGGCTATGGTTCCCAAGGTCATGCCCACGCTCTCAATCTCAAAGATAGTGGTTTGAATGTGATTGTGGGACTATATCCGGGTAGTAAGTCAGTCGCAAAAGCTGAAGCATCTGGGTTAACTGTGAAAAATGTTGCAGATGCTGCCAATGCTGCTGACTTCATCATGATTTTGTTACCTGATGAAGTTCAAAAAACGATTTACAAAAACGAGATTGAACCAAATTTAGAAGAAGGGAATGTGGTAGCCTTTGCCCACGGTTTCAATATTCACTTTGGGCAAGTTGTACCACCGGCTAATGTAGATGTGGTGATGGTAGCACCAAAAGGGCCGGGGCATTTGGTACGGCGGACTTATGAAAGTGGTGAAGGCGTACCAGCGCTGTTTGCAGTTTATCAAGATGGCAGTGGTCAAGCACGCGATCGCGCGATGGCTTATGCTAAAGGTATCGGTGGTACTCGTGCCGGTGTTCTCGAAACTACTTTCCGTGAAGAAACCGAAACAGATTTATTTGGCGAACAAGCAGTATTGTGCGGTGGTTTGAGTGCTTTAATCAAAGCCGGATTTGAAACTTTGGTAGAAGCTGGTTATCAACCAGAATTGGCTTATTTTGAATGTCTGCATGAAGTCAAGCTGATTGTAGACTTGGTTGTGGAAGGTGGTTTAGCCAAAATGCGCGACAGTATTTCTAATACGGCTGAATATGGCGATTATACCCGTGGCCCGCGGATTGTCACCGAACAAACCAAAGCTGAAATGCAGAAGATTCTCAGCGAGATTCAATCTGGGCAATTTGCGCGGGAATTTGTTTTGGAAAACCAATCTGGTAAACCAGGATTTACCGCCATGCGTCGCAAAGAAGCTGAACACAAAATTGAGGAAGTTGGTAAAGATTTACGCGCTATGTTTAGCTGGTTGAAAAAAGCTTAA